TGTGATGATCTGTGCGGCAGTGTTCATGAGCCACAGGCGGAAAGTCAACGCCTACTATCCTTCATCCTTCCCCTCAAAAATGTACGTGGACCACAGGGACAAAGCCGGAGGAGCCAAACCCTTTCATGAAGTACCAGAGAAAAGCAGGCCTGAGCAGAAGAGCGAGCCGCTGGATTCACACAGTCAGCTACAGGCAGACATCATGAAGGCGTCCAGGAACCTGAGGACCTCACACAGACCTGCAGAGGACGGGGACCCGGGTCAGACCGATGACCGCCACGGCCCTGAGGACACACCACATGACCAGGTCCTAGAGGAGCAGATACAGAGGCGtcctgaggaggaggagccatGTCAGCTGTCCGTCAgtctggaggaggagggggaggagccacAGGAGCCGTCATGTCTCCGCCCATCGTCTCTGCTCCTTCACAGTGACTCTGCCACACTTCAGCTGATCCAAGGAGAGAAGACAGCCTTCTGAGGGTTAGggagacccagacgtccacctttaaagacccagacgtccaccttaaaagacccaaacgtccacctttaaagacccagacgtccacctttaaagacccaaacgaacacctttaaagacccagacgtccacctttaaagacccaaacgaacacctttaaagacccagacgtccacctttaaagacccaaacgaacacctttaacccttaaagacccaaacgtccacctttaacccataaagacccaaacatccacctttaaagacccagacgtccacctctaAATCCCCCaaagtccacctttaaagacccagacgtccacccttaaagacccaaatgtccacctttaacccttaaagacccagacgtccacctttaacccttaaagacccagacgtcccacccttaaagacccaaatgtccacctttaaagacccaaatgtccacttttaacccttaaagacccagacgtccacctttaaagacacagacgtccacccttaaagacccaaatgtccacctttaacccttaaagacccaaacatcatttgttattattattattattattattattattattattattattattattattattattattattattattacttattattattattattacttattattattacttattattacacagtggatggacacactgggtttatgttcagttaatgacagattggactgaaaaagacactgtttattcaggttgatctgtttctgatataataaccatcagctttaatctgagctttaatgaacatctacatcaaatataggaaaatagattatttacagtgaaaaatgctaaatacagattataatattataataaatggagataaatgacttaagaaaggttaaatccagagaaaaactcatttgggaagtgTCAGTAAAAGTatctgtgggtctgtgtgggttcagtcTGATGGTTTTCCTCAGACTGGATAAACAGACTAATAAAGGACTGTTTTCCAGGATGATGATACTCCAGTGTATGGAGGACTCATGGATGGTTTTATGATCCAACCCTCTGTACTATCATCATCCAAACACCAATGAAAGCCTGTCCTTTGGAAGAACAGTGTTCATTTATCCCTCTGAACACTGAACTGAAGCTGTGGGTGGAGTCACAGACAGTTACACCAGTCTGTTTAAGGAGTCCGATGGAGAACAGACCGTTAGACAAAAACAGCCCAGATTAGTTTAAACCTACTGTGGAAACCTGATCAAAAGAAGGGAATCAtgggtcatcatcatcatcttcatcatcatcatgttgtGTTTTTGCCTCATACCATTGTAGACGTCGATCCTTTTATGTTTCTAGCTGTTTATTGTGCTGTGGAGATTCAGTgacttcattttaaccctttcatgcctgatgtccacatgtggacccacagttgaactgatgttccaaagggttctaaaggtaatctagtccaaaccacatgggttcagtctgtacagaccctcagacatacaatgaactaaaggatcatctgagctggagaatgtggactgatctgggatctgctacagtgaacctcctcagacccagattTGGGTTTACTGTCCACGTTTGGACAACAGgttcacagatttagacaaaaaaattataataaaactgTCCACTGTTAAGGACAGTCcgtaaaaaaaatgcatctgaaaaaaactgttgcatcatcatgtttccaatactgacatttattgaatttaaaaaagcccaaatttgtcctttcctgggtctgaggagggaaAATACCGAATGTATAAAACCATTGTTTTATTATTCTAAATACATTTCAACTTTAACctaattttgaaaaataaaatcaatctaaaacaaATCTACatacttttttcataatttctACATGAATGGGTTAAGGCCAGAGGTCAGATCCTGGTCCTCTGTGATTAGGtggttaaccccccccccccccccccccccccatctcattgtcatgtatttcctagattaatttttttctaaatgtttagtttttaccAATAAAAAATCCTCCCACTGTTAAAATTCATTCATCTGATACTTCTTCAGTGGAGGTACGATCAACTATATATTTTGTACAAAACCTTAATTCTCccacaaataacaaataaattgtGGTGAATATGTTCATGTGTCATTGTCCTAACATCTCAATGTCTGTAATATCAGAGCAgggttgtacaaaattcagaatttcagaatttaatttgattcaatgaatttgaatttgaattgacTCCGCCCTACAGGAAGTGGAACTGACTTAATTTTAATTCAGTTAAATTCATTCTCATCTCAGTGAGAATGTGATAGtttgaacagacattttattCCAGATGGAGTAGACTACTACAGACACTAACATTAAACAAACATCCACTTAATGTGGAATAATtagaaatattttcatttcaaagTCATCAAATCAATCAGTGTTTTGTTAAATGCACTTTTCTTTTATTCCAGTCCTTTACAGGGTAAAGCTGGTCCATCTAATGATCAACAGTTCTTTAAATGTTTAATCATTGAGGCATCATCATTCTGTTTGAAATATCTGTCCTGCAACAGTAAATGTCCTCCAGGACACAGATATGGACATTTTAAAAacagcaaggtattctgggaaatGAAGTTCTGTCCCATCATTTTATCACAATTTGAaagttagtacaattttaacgatCTGTTTGATGGagtatgtttttaatgttaatttgtggttaaaaaaaaaaaatccactgaatcAAGGTTATcgtaaatgaaaactaacaaaatgacgaaaattagaattgtaaaacattttcgttaactaaaataaaaactatgattaaaagaaaaaacgataactaactgaaacgctattgtgtgtttacaaaactaactaaaacatataaaaattatggataaaattcccttcgttttcgtcttcgtcaatgtcagattgatataaaatcagatttatttcctcaagcagttttagctgctggcaccatatgatatttaacggtccgacacttcttgtcacttgtcgtttacagtcgtcttctggtccccactctacctggaaagatggagactaaagttgggagaaagcagcagagtcctgtctgggaattatttgaattcgatggtgaagaagagaaaagatgaaaaaaaaaaaaaaaaactaaactaaaactaagcatttagaaaataacgaaaactgatttaaaaaaaaaaaaatagcaaacctgctctaaaaactaattaaaactgaattagagaaaaaaaaaaaaaagtcaaaactaaataaaactaaactataatgaaaaatccaaaactattataaccttgcactgaatatttttttacagACTGAATGTGTTTGATCAGAATGAGCTTCatttgggtgtgaatcatatCTTATGGTATGATATCACACATGTATCTGTAATATATCAGATCAGATGTTGTATCAGATCAGCCTTAGAAGTAACATTCCAAaccctagaccacaggtgtcaaacgtgcggcccaggggccaaatctggcccgccacaagttccattctggcccggaggaaaatgaacctgaacagtccaggttgtccaaatccttttggttcaggttccacatacagaccaatgtgatctccagtaaaaataacaacacaataacccataaataatgacaactacaaaatttctttgtgaaaaattatgtggaaaaaatgtaggggaaaaaataacattacactgtgaaaatacttacatttacaaaactattatttcacaataaaatgcaaataaatgcataaataaaaacaaaaatgaacaagccgaaatgtgcagttttaacaatattctgcctgttactaaatgtttatgtaacattgtgtataaatgtacatgtataaataagtcaaggtataatattgttaaaattgcactaattttttaaatgaaatttcagttttttcgggttgttcacatctttttttgtaaaatgtaaatattttcataatttaattgagggttttttgtactaaaacaaaaagaaaaacttggatttgtcattatttatagatgattaagtcattattttactggtctggcccgcttgggatcaaaatgggctgaatgtggcccctgaaccaaaatgagtttgacacccctgccctagactgTAGAAACATCCTGTTCCACTCCAAAGGTACGACTTCAGACTAGAACGTTTTCCCTGGAATCATAATCTACATAAAATATGAACACAGTCTCTGGTCCTGATGCACAAGACGACTGtaggaaaaacacacacagcatATTTGTGATACAACACTTTTATTGCACATTTTCAGGAAGGAAGCATTTCTAAAATAATTCATTCAAGCCATTCAACCGTTCCACTGGTTCAAACCACCTCTGTGTCAGTGCATATTAAAACGTCAGGGTTCAGGTGCAGACTACATACTGATAAAACATGTTGGACACAGCGTTCCACACAGCTCATGTCCCTAAAATAAGGCTCACCTTTGCTCCACCCACTGGAATGGTGCTTTCATTGTGCGCTTACGTGACAGGCTAAAGGTGCAGTATAAAGAGTGGCAGGGAACAGACTAATACATGGTGAAAGGGTGACAGGGAACTGACTAATACATGGTCAAACACTGATACTGAGGGTCGACAGCGTACGTGCTACCAGGATATTAGGTGTGAGTCATGTGTTGAGCAGAGAAGTTAGGGTTTGGTGCTGGACGACGTCTCTACTTGGGGACAGAGGACAGATCAGCTGAGGCAGACGTCCTTTAAGTGCTGGCTCGGACCGCCTCCTGCTGGTCGCTCTGCTGCTTGAGACGGTAGTCGGCCAGGGCAGCTTTGATGGCATCTTCTGCGAGCACTACAGAGAAACAACCACAGagttcaaacacacaaacaagtccaactaaaacagatgaagaagaagaacagaggagctgcagaactataacagaagaagaacagaggagctgcagaactataacagaagaagaagaacagaggagctgcagaattataacagaagaagaagaacagaggagctgcagaactataacagaagaagaagaacagaggagctgcagaactataacagaagaagaagaacagaggagctgcagaactataacagaagaagaagaaaagaggagctgcagaactataacagaagaagaacagaggagctgcagaactataacagaagaagagcagaggagctgcagaactataacagaagaagaagaacagaggagctgcagaactataacagaagaagaacagaggagctgcagaactataacagaagaagaacagaggagctgcagaactataacagaagaagaagaacagaggagctgcagaactataacagaagaagaacagaggagctgcagaactataacagaagaagagcagaggagctgcagaactataacagaagaagaagaacagaggagctgcagaactataacagaagaagaacagaggagctgcagaactataacagaagaagaacagaggagctgcagaactataacagaagaagaagaacagaggagctgcagaactataacagaagaagaagaacagaggagctgcagaactataacagaagaagaagaacagaggagctgcagaactataacagaagaagaagaacagaggagctgcagaactataacagaagaagaacagaggagctgcagaactataacagaagaagaagaacagaggagctgcagaactataacagaagaagaacagaggagctgcagaactataacagaagaagaagaacagaggaGCTGCAGGACGTACTGGAACAGTGGAGTTTCACCGGTGGAAGACTCAGCTCTTTAGCGATTTGAGTGTTTTTAATGGTCAAAGCTTCATCCACCTGAAAAGAAAAGTACACGACTCAGATAACGTACGTCTGGAACAGAACGGActgaaaacaaataacaaataatatgtacactggaaaaatctaaatctgaccaagtgtatttttctcatttccagtccaaatatctcatcacacttaaaatcagacagaatcacctaaagaggaacttttcagtgagaaataagaactgatttatagacaagagatctggaaaatcggatttcaacaaatctgaacaagattattttcacttgttccattggcagatttttttttgttgcttaatttaagatttttttgctcaattcaagattttttttttaattcaagatttttttttttccttaatctcctaagacccagctatgggttttctgtccacatttgtggaaaagagtttcataactttatacaaaaaaaagaagagaaaactgtccaccacaaaggacattccataaaaattttaaaaactgcatctgaaaaaacttttgcatcatgatttttccaatataggcacttatttaatataaacaaaaaaagcttgtactttgctgacatttcctggatcaTAGGAGGTTAATTCAATTCAAtggcttttttttctttgct
This region of Sphaeramia orbicularis chromosome 12, fSphaOr1.1, whole genome shotgun sequence genomic DNA includes:
- the LOC115430595 gene encoding transmembrane protein 119-like isoform X2, which produces MVPSLHLIGVSVGFCVHGALATPLPFYGVLEGSTFEEEVSNFTSSAPTSVLFSEHQPTPGSPAHVDVDFLGQVENFLQENLLLILVVTVLIFVLTVMICAAVFMSHRRKVNAYYPSSFPSKMYVDHRDKAGGAKPFHEVPEKSRPEQKSEPLDSHSQLQADIMKASRNLRTSHRPAEDGDPGQTDDRHGPEDTPHDQVLEEQIQRRPEEEEPCQLSVSLEEEGEEPQEPSCLRPSSLLLHSDSATLQLIQGEKTAF